One Theropithecus gelada isolate Dixy chromosome 3, Tgel_1.0, whole genome shotgun sequence genomic window carries:
- the LOC112621446 gene encoding keratin-associated protein 26-1, with product MSCPNYCSGNCSSGSLRTSCHIPLTSIALCPTNVSCGDVLCLPASCQDPTWLTDNCQETCGEPTSCQPAHCETGNLETSCGSSTAYYVPRPCQGSSFLPAASFVSSSCLPLSCRPQSYVSSGYRPLRLLPSSYQPLGGCVPSGYRPQSCFSNSCQPQNLLTSGCRPSSCLAYGPQTLHVVSSSLRPLRPLFSGCQPLTHVFNTCRPSCSGL from the coding sequence ATGTCTTGCCCCAACTACTGCTCTGGAAACTGCAGCTCAGGATCTCTCAGAACCTCCTGCCATATTCCTCTCACCTCCATCGCCCTCTGCCCTACCAACGTCAGCTGTGGAGATGTCCTCTGCTTACCCGCTAGCTGTCAAGACCCTACCTGGCTCACAGACAACTGCCAAGAGACCTGCGGTGAACCAACCAGCTGCCAGCCAGCCCACTGTGAGACCGGCAACCTTGAAACCTCTTGCGGTTCTTCCACTGCCTACTACGTGCCCAGGCCCTGCCAAGGAAGCAGTTTTCTTCCTGCTGCTTCTTTCGTCTCCAGCTCCTGCCTTCCACTATCCTGTAGACCACAGAGCTACGTGTCCAGCGGCTATCGTCCACTGAGGCTGCTGCCCAGTAGTTACCAGCCCCTAGGAGGCTGTGTGCCCAGTGGCTATCGCCCCCAATCCTGCTTCTCCAACAGTTGCCAGCCCCAAAACCTTCTCACTTCTGGATGCCGACCCTCGAGTTGCTTAGCCTATGGTCCTCAAACTCTTCACGTTGTGTCCAGCAGCCTCAGAcctctgaggcctctgttcagTGGTTGCCAACCTCTGACCCATGTGTTCAACACATGTCGCCCATCTTGCTCTGGACTGTGA